AAATATAGAAGTCTGGTTAAATACTTCTGAGATATTAGATATGAATAGCTAATCTAATTTTCCCCAAGGTATCACTTTATATTAccgaaaataaacaagtaaagacTGTATCAAGGTATGGAATATCATTAACCTGAGAAAAGGTTGGAAAAATGGATTACATAAAAGATAACTGTAGGACAAAATTATATTCTCTTCTCCTGAACGAATGTTAAGTGCATCCTCACTAATAAAGATTTAAACTTTAACTACATTTGTATATACTGGTTTTCAATTTTGAAGCATCTAAGTTAATTTACCACGTTAAATTGGTACTTAGGTATACTCCAGCTATAAAAATACTACAAATTTATGAAGAAGTTAAGTCATGAATACCACACTCCAGAGTAGTGCTATGAAAGCAAACCAGAGTCATTAttgaacaaaaataataattctgaGGTTTTACATCTTTTCAGAGTTGTACCAGCTGCTATTCTATTAAGGACAATTATTCTCTATaaaaacagctaacatttatacCCAAAAGATGTTAAAACTACAGGAGTCCACACAATGTAGACACTGAAGGGAAATATGTAAAGACATTGAGGTACTACCACACAAAACAAGCTCTGCTATCTCAGAGTTAAAACGTTATTCCAAAATATAATACTGTTTtcataatctattttaaaaaacatgtttaatTCACTCAGGATCACATGATCTAATTTACTTGCATATTATCAACTGAAAAACACTGACAATTTCCCCAAGATTTCTATACTGtaaaaatatataactatatattaatacattaataaTTACTTGGTATTATTTACTAAAGCAGATGACAGGTAATTAGCTCATATtctgatttaatttcttttaacgTATCATACTTGAAAATAATAGATGGATAATAACACTGGGATGCTGATACTggctgccagaaaaaaaaattttgatggGGGATCTGGGAGATAACTAAAGCAATTATCTCAAAAGTAatgctcttgtttttgtttcagCAAACAAGTCTAAATAAATCATTCTTTGATTTTAGTTTCCCATATAATGACAGGCAGCTAATTATCCCTGGAGTCACAAATAAGCTGTGACTCTATACCTGGCCTCTCCGATCATAACGCCTATGGCCTCCtccactttcatttcctttttctacaatgagttttaatattaaagaaaaacactcacACATCTTACATACACATTGATGGACAGCCGGCTTCCAGGAAATCATGAGCTACAAAAAGAGGGGGGAAATCTTAATGCAATACTTATGTTGAAGGGTATTAGGTGCTGGGTAAGCCAAGGGGTAATATAATCAACAGCATCCGTCTTGCTATTGTTTTGGCATTCAGAGATTTGAAGTAAAGGACAGTAATATTATTTTAGTGGTCATCCAGGTTATGATTCAGAGCCTTAAACTAGTAAGAGTCTAAATGCACTATCTTCACTTGCTCATCAATTCGAATTTACAGAAACACAttttggaagaaataaaacagtTTTCTTCTGTGTCTGGAAGTAAAACAAGGCATTCCATAAACAATGTAGCTAAGTacttgagaagaaaaaagaaaatgttttagatCATGAAAACATCctaagagacttaaaaaaaaaaaaaaacaaagaagggacataaatttcttatatatttactttttcattaCATTCCTGTTTCTGCACATTAAGCATGTCTTCCtctacatatttttttctgaatactaATAAACGTTTGCTTAATAACATACTAGGCTATTCATGCTTTCCTTTCTAAATCAGAAACCATTATTCCACAAAGATGGAGCACAAAGAAAGCCGACAGAAGCATTGCCAAAAAAGCCACAAGTAGTATCAATACATGCCAGAACACTTAACATTGAACTATCATTTCTCTCAAACTTCTGCTGCCAAAGTGCTCACAAAATCTGGAACTCAAAGACAGATTTCTAGTGCAATTAAATTCTCCAGAAgcaaaactgtacaaaaatatgCTGCCCTTCTTATGTCACCATTTTATAGACAACATTTTCTCAGGATCTTAATTAAGATAACGATGCACACCTGTGTCAACATTCTCTGGCAAGACAGCCTTATCAATCATAATCCTTTAAGTACACTCCAAAACAGCAAAGCGATATGACAGAAACAATCTGTTGCCTTTCCTAGCCTGTGTTGTGTCTCTCCCACAAGAATGATGagatcttttaaaatacagatctACTTTTATAAGTCTTTAAAGTTTTTACTGTAAACAGTTATTACACTAAATAAACAAGAATAACCTCTTTTGCACTCGATTTAAACAATGACAACTGTGCAGCCCAAACTCTAGGAGCAAGCTCCACACCATGTTTTAGCAATACGATTGTGTCTGTTATTTTAAAGCTCTAAATTTTAAGAGTAATGCGTAACAGGATCCGTGCAGACATGACAAACCAATAAACCCTtaggaagttttaaaattagaatgtttTAAAGTCTTTCATTAAGATCAAGGCATGCCTAGCCCTAACCTAAGTGCAAATGTTCAGAAAGATACAAATGCACCAGTAAgcggaaaagaaaaagaatcgtCTTGGTAACCTGGAACCAGAGGGAGTTAGTTCCTGCCTGCCGGGGGGAGAAAGCTTCAGTGACAGGAGATGAGTTAAACTACTGCTAAAAGTAAGCAGGCTCCCAAACTGGAAAGCTGATGAATAAAGTggaaaaaggagggaggggagagaaaggaatGCATCCAAGGCTAAAAGTTAAAACCTCGGGTTTACCAGCAAAAACGGAAGGCTTTCACATGAAAACGGAGAAAACCCGCCAGATGCTATCTGAATCCCGCCTGCCTGCTAATGATCAGCTCTTCCCTCTAGCATATTAACACGAGTCTATCGCAGacgcgggcggcggcggccggcGGAGCAGCAGAGCCATCAATGtgcaaataaagcagaaaatagagACATCCTTAAGAAATGAGTCTCAAATTTGACGCAGAGCGGAGGTGACAACCACAGCAACAGAACCATAAATTCTAAATGCTTCAATATCTTTCAGGATTCTCTCCAAGCCCTTGACACCAAAAAGAAGACAGTATTAGAAAACCGGGGGGTGCGGGGGCGGGaagtatggtgtgtgtgtgtgctttggcggggggtggggtggggggagtgggggctgCCCAGAGTGGCAGGATGATGTAATGAGGATGTCTGTGTTGACAGATTCAGATTCTCGGTGGCACAAACCTCCAGGGCTCCATTTCCGAGATCAGAATCCTGGACCAGAGCCGAGGGGGTGAAGTCGCCGCGCGTGGATGGAGGGGACCACGCCCACGCCCGCCCGCTGGGGGGACCGTCACACCACGAGAATCCCGCCCAACGTTCACGCGGCCCATGCCTACCGAGAGCCCGGAGGGGCGCAGGGCACCACCACGTCCATCCCGTCCACGGGCGGACGTGGACGCGGCTCGAGAGGCAGGAAGCCCGGCCGAGACGCAGAGGGTACGCGGTGGCAGGATGGACGCGGGGCTCACCTCTCCTCCGCAGCGCGGGAGCTTGAGCCGCGGACGCTCCCTCGTGGCTGGCGCGAGCCCCCGGCGGGCGGCGCGCGCGGGCCGCTACCGACCGTTAGCGCGAggggctgcggcggcggcggcggcagcgggcgGAGCCGGGGGCGGGCGTTGGGGAGCTGAAGGGCCGCAAGAGCGGGAGCGACGCAAGCAGGCGGGGACGCTCCTGGGCACTCCCCGCGATCACCCCGGCCTAGCCCGAGCCCCGGAGGACACTGCCCCCTTGGCTGCTGAGAGGCCGCCAGCGATCGCCTCCGCGCGCGCGGGGCTGCTCGGCCTCGCCTCAGTCGCGGCCGGTTCGCTGCCACCTCAGCTGGGCTATgcccgccaccgccgccgccggcTTCCCGTCTCCATGACAATAGGGCGCcgacgccccgccccgccccgccccctcggcGCCTAGACTCGGAGGGAAGCGGGCTCACGTCGCCGAGGGGCGGAGCCTATAGAGGCCAGCGTCCAATTAGAGGCGAAGGCAGGGAGGGATGGGGCCGGGCGATTTCAGAAGTTGTAGGAGAATATCCGCctgaggggcggggcctgggagaACTGACGGGGAGGAGTCTGCGCGCGTGCGTGAAGTCGCGCTGCAGAGTGCGGGTCTGGAGACTAGGCTTGTGTGCCAGACCCGGTTGGAACTTAGGAAATAAAAGTATCTCAACTGTCAGAGTCATTGAGGGAAACTTTGTGTCTAGGTATACTTCGGCTTCCGTGTGACTGCATTATAAAAGCCACAAAGTCCCTGATCTACTGGAGTGCCCAAAACTGTGCCAGCCCCTGTCCTGGTTCACCAGCGCCCCTGTCTGTCCCAGAGTTCGAGTGCTTCTGTGGCTTGCGGTGGCGCTGGGTGTAGAGACAGGCAAAAGGTCTATTTTGTATTCTGTGTGGCCTTCGTGGGCAAGGGCTCGGCCTGTGACTCAGTTGTGTTTGCCTTGCCAGCGCCTCGCTGAACAAACAGTGGTTGGGTTGGTTACTCCCCCGCGGACTGTTAGCGGTGAAGCGTGGGCGGGTGCGAGCGAGTGAGCGTGCGAACTGGAAGAGGACCCGCACTCTCCACCACCGTCACCACCGGCCTGGAGGGGCGAGCTGCCGGTGATGCAAAGCCCCAAGAAAGGGGCAGCGAGCCATTGTGGGAGAGGGCGTAATGGAGTCCAGAGACTTACTCCAGTGTAGCTGCTTCTCCTCCGTCTGGCAGCTCTTGCCCACAACCTCTCTAGAGAAAGGCTCCCCCCCGTAGTACTGGGTCCCCAGTGTCTCCTCCCTCGCCGTCTGGCGGGGAGTTGGTGGACGGGAGGCTGAGCCGGAGACGTGCAGATGTCCAAGGCCTGTCTCTcgcccacctgctgctgctggtggaggATAGTCACCCCGGACTCCCAGCGCCCTGAACGCTGGCATCCATCTGGGTCTCCAGCGCTCTCGTGGGTCCTTTAACTAGGGGGAGAAACCAGGGGAGGGTGGACAGCGATCCGCTTTGGAGCCCAGCCTCCTCGCGAACAAGAAATCCGCTAACTCCGCGATTTACTGTGGCGTAGAAAAAGCAGAGCGTTCGCTGGCGCGTGGTCCGCTGCCTCGTTCCCTTTGTGCGTCGGAACGCGGACCGGCCACCAGGGCCCGCTTGTGTCGGAACCGCCGCTCCTCCTCCCCGACTTAGCAGGGGAGGAAAGTTGGAAGAGATAGTCGCGCCTGGGATGTGATTGTCATCCTGGGGCCGGCGCTCGAGAGTCtgagtgagagagagggagagaccgatgaggggaggggggggggaggaaTAAGAGGAGGGGGGAGAGGAGGGCCGCGGAGGAGAGGCGGGCGCTAGGGAGGGGCGAGGGGAGCGCCAGCGAGCGGGAGAGGGAGccggggaggaagagggagaggacgAGGAGCGCCTGGCGGCCGGGTTGGCTGCGGCCGCCCAGAGGCTCCTGCCAGTCCTCCCACCGACTACACCCCGGGAAGGAGGAGCTTCAGGCGCGCACAAGGCGTCAGAATCCTCAATTTCCAACTTAGCATCTTGGCAGGACCTTTGCGAAGCCAAAAGCGGAGCCCCCCAGTGCAAAGAGCgagggggaaaaagagaaagcaacaaGGGAGGGGGGGAAACCCTGCCGGGAGGAGCGAGGCGCGCAGAGGAGCGGGCTCATCGGTCGCAGCCAGAGGCGCGCGGGAAGCCAGCGAGGAGGCGCCGCGGGCCGGAGCCCGGGAGCCGGGGCCCGAGGAGCAGCGGCCCGGGGCAGCCGGAGACCAGGTGCCCGCCCGCTCGCCCTCGCAGGGCGCCGCCCGGCTCGTTGGCGGCCGCGGCGCGGAGCGCCCCATGCCCGTGTGTGGCCATGTCCTACCCGCAGGGCTACTTGTACCAGCCGTCCGCCTCGCTGGCGCTCTACTCTTGCCCGGCGTACAGCACCAGCGTCATCTCGGGGCCCCGCACGGATGAGCTCGGCCGCTCGTCGTCGGGCTCCGCGTTCTCGCCCTACGCCGGCTCCACCGCCTTCACGGCGCCCTCGCCGGGCTACAACTCGCACCTCCAGTACGGTGCCGATCCCGCGGCGGCAGCCGCCGCCGCCTTCTCTTCGTACGTGGTAAGTGAGCGGGAGCCTGGGCGGGCGAGGGCAGCTGGGGCCGCGCGTGGCGGGCGGGGGTTGCGGGGGACACGGGCCTCGGCTTCACCGCGGACCGTCCCGCCGAGCCTCGCGGCCCCTGCGAACTTGGGCGATTGTCTCTCTCGGCTTCTCCCGGGTttcgggctcaggagttgcacgGAGAGGAGAGCCGCGTCTTGCTCAGATCGCTAACTTGGCGGAAGGGGTTTTTGGGGGGAGAGGTCGCTTCAAAGAGCAACATTTGGTTCAAACGTGAGCTCTAGGCCGTCCTGCACATTTTACtctatttcattttggggggtttGGCCATTTGGCGAAAAGTAGTTCAAAAGAAATAGATCCGAAATCTGAACAGAAGCGTGCTCGGTCTGTGTAAATGTGTTTGGCCTCGCCTTTAATTAGTCCTCCAAAATGTTGCAAATCCGTAATCCTATCTTCGCAATCCGATTTGGAGGTATTAAATTTCTGAAAAGTCGGGCGAGCTGCGGTGCATCCGGGATTTTTCGGCCGGGTGCACTTTCTGGAAAAGCGCCGTGGCTTCGGTTTGGGATAACACttttggaggggagggggtgCCAGGGACAAGGCTTGAATCTTCGTTTGCCTTtctctgggggggaaaaaaattccttgACTTCCTTTGCTCACTACCCTTGTTTCTACTGCGCAGCCACTCGGGCGCAGAGAGCAGAGTCGCCGCCGCTGCCCGGGCCTCTCTCTGGGTAGAGGGGCCTGGCCTCGGTGGCCGGATCTGCTCACGCGGGGGAGGACGTGCCCAGCCAGAGGGGGGCCTACCAGGTGCCGGGGAAGCCAGGACTGCTCCAAGAGCCTCCAAGGACTCAGGGATTGGCGGCCTCTGCTTCCTTCTAAGGAGGAAGAGGGGTTGCCCCCGGGTCTGAGCCCTCCAGCCCTACCCCAGGGGGAGCCTGAGTGCGGGCCTCGCTGCCCGAAGACCCCTGGGCGCAGAGGAAGTGTGCTTCGGTCGCCCAGGTGCCAACTGGGGACCACGGCCCACTCACGTTCTCTCTGCCCTTTCCCTGCAGGGCTCTCCCTACGACCATACACCGGGCATGGCAGGTTCCTTGGGGTACCACCCGTACGCGGCGCCCCTGGGCTCGTACCCGTACGGGGACCCCGCGTACCGGAAGAACGCCACGCGAGACGCCACCGCTACGCTCAAGGCCTGGCTCAACGAGCACCGCAAGAACCCCTACCCCACCAAGGGCGAGAAGATCATGCTGGCCATCATCACCAAGATGACCCTCACCCAGGTGTCCACCTGGTTCGCCAACGCGCGCCGGCGCCTCAAGAAGGAGAACAAGATGACGTGGACGCCACGGAACCGCAgtgaggacgaggaggaggaggagaacatTGATCTGGAGAAGAACGACGAGGATGAGCCCCAGAAGTCCGAGGACAAGGGCGACCCCGAGGGCCCCGAAGCAGGTTGGTGGACGCGGGAAAGGGTGTGTGGAGCCAAAGAGGGGCCTGGAGAGGGGGCGCCCAAGGCCTGGAGATTGGGGACAGGGCCTTTTGCCTTTGCGGGTGGGGACCTGTGGCCTCCGTGCCTCTGACCGCCTGGGTTTCACCCgcaggaggagcagagcaaaAGGCGGTTTCGGGCTGTGAACGGCTGCAGGGGCCGCCCACCCCTGCCGGCAAGGAGACCGAGGGCAGCCTCAGCGACTCGGATTTTAAGGAGCCGCCATCCGAGGGTCGCCTCGACGCGCTGCCCGGGCCCCCCCGCGCCGGCGGGCTCTCCCCGGCCGGGCCCGCGGCAGCGCGGCTGGCCGAGGACCCAGCCCCTCATTACCCCTCCGGCGCGCCGGCTCCGGGCCCGCACCCAGCCGCGGGAGAGCTGCCCCCCGGTCCCGGAGGGTCCTCGGTCATACActcgccgccaccgccgccgccgcaggCGGTGCTCGCCAAGCCCAAACTGTGGTCTCTGGCGGAGATCGCCACATCCTCGGACAAGGTCAAGGACGGGGGCGGCGGGAGCGAGGGCTCTCCGTGCCCACCGTGCCCCGGGCCCGTAGCCGGGCAAGCCCTAGGAGGCAGCCGCGCCTCGCCAGCCCCGGCGCCATCGCGCTCGCCCTCGGCGCAGTGTCCCTTCCCAGGCGGGACGGTGTTGTCCCGGCCTCTCTACTACACGGCGCCCTTCTATCCTGGCTACACGAACTATGGCTCCTTCGGACACCTTCACGGCCACCCGGGGCCCGGGCCAGGCCCCACCACGGGTCCGGGCTCGCATTTCAATGGATTAAACCAGACCGTGTTGAATCGAGCGGACGCTTTGGCTAAAGACCCGAAAATGTTGCGGAGCCAGTCCCAGCTAGACCTGTGCAAAGACTCTCCCTATGAATTGAAGAAAGGTATGTCCGACATTTAACGCGGGCTGCGTCGGTCCCGGACCTtcctaatttattaaaaaaagaaaacatggccTTGGCAGTTATTTTTCCATCAACatgagagaaaagcaaaactaCCCCTCCTACTAAAAAGTTTATAGTACATGGAGATGGatgatataaaaatgtaaacatctcCACACACCCACAGAAATGTCTTAaccaactgaaaagaaaaatttaaaaaaggatttgTATTAAATCTTATTCTGTATATTTAATGTAgcatttttgtatttaaattgaTAATTCAATATCTTTGAAGTAAATTATGAAATTAAGACACCTGTACAGgcatttaatgttttttttgtaatataaatatatacatttgtgtTTCCCCCAAAACTGTTTCATAGTTTAAAAATAcaagtttaatttaatttttttacaccTATTGATTTTTTCTGGGTATGAGCTAAAGTATTATTACAGAAAGGAAACAGGTTATATACTCTTAgatttgaaaagtaaaagaaactgCAGCCGCCTttgtaaaatgcaaaatatttaattaaaagagATTTTAACATAATCAGAGCCACTCATTACTTGTTAGAAGCCTCAATAAACTATCCATCGCCCCGGACAAAAGATGCAACCTGCAACTTTTTTTCGAAGTGGGGAATGAAAGGTTCCACCGAACCCAGTTTGCCAGCGGGAAACCGTAATTAGGCTTCGAGCTCCAGGGAACCTGGCGCTGCCCGGAATGCAAATTTGGATCACTGATGCGGGCTGCTGTGGGGGGTGATtggaccctggaggagggacGAGAGAGACCCAAGTGTGTGCCCAGAAGGGAGAAGAGATGGCAAAGCCAGTTAGAGACACGCACCACCCGAGCTCCAACGCTTAACCTAATTACTTCCAATCAGTGTCGTGTTTTATGCAAAGCAATCAGCTGGTGAACTTTGCTAATGAGTTCGATTTTATGCCGGATTTAGCCCTTATTACTATTTCAAAGGTGCTCTGGGCTAATGCGGGCGGGAAGCAGTTGGGGGATGCCAAGGAGAAGGCTTTCCCAAGTCACTGTCGTTTCTACCTCTTCAAAACTGGGCATTGATCTCTTCGCTGGATTTCATTAAATTAGTAAATGTTCCATCCGCGACCGTGCGGGTGGTAGGCGGCCGGGTAGATTCCCCGCGCAGCCGCGGGGCTGGGGCCGCGGGACCAGCGAGGGGACGGTTCCCCCCTTTCACAGGTAGGTGTCACACTTGTCCTGAATTACAAGCCTGCACTTTGCAGAGTAGGAGATTGGCGAGAGAGGGGGCGGAAGTTGGGGAGGGAGCACCACAGGCGTTTAGGGAAGGAAGGGGAGCCCCGGATGGACCAGAAGggtcccccgccccaccccacggACCCCCTTTTTGGACAAGAGGCATTCAGCAGTTAAAGGACATTTGCCTAGATAATGAGGCCGTTGTGGATTTGATCAGGCTTGTCGTCACCTTAGCACGTCTCCCATCGCTCATTCAAGAGTCTCGAGTAGCTGCAAAAGTATTTCTgaggttttattttctccatttaatCCCGCACATTTCATCTCAAAACGAAGTCAGGTCGGGTCTCAGTCCCAAACGAGGAAGAGAAACCGCCCTGCGCCCGAGGCCCGCTAGCACTGTTGGTGCTCCAGTCTCCATTTTGCGCTGGAGATGGAGAACCGCGGACGTGTGGAATTTCGTGGGAAATTTTCACTGGTCGGGGAAGGGGAGGCTTTAGGGCAAAAACATACGCCAGCGAGGGAAATTAATTTGCTCTATTAAACCCAAGCCTCTGAGTGTAGAGAGAATGTGTTTGCACATAACACCAGTTTAATTAGGCTAAATCAAAATGCACATATTTGCATTTCTACTCAAGACTACTTTAACCCTACTTGATTTTTTAAACACCGCCCAAACTTTCACCGGAGGTTTTACTTttgctactttttctttttcctttaaacctGCAACGGGGCTCTTTTAGCTTATTCGAATTTAAACAAGTTTGAAAGCAGCATTGTCCAGCTGTTTTGGCGAATGGCAGTCGACTTCAGAGTTTAAATTAGAAAATTCACTCAGGGAAAATGGTTTCAAACTTGGAAGTGTGAATGATTAAATATGCATGAGACGATCGTATTTTACTTTGTCCCTTTaattataaatgattttttaaaaacaattgaaTTCCAGAGATGACTTGCCCTACCCCCCGCGCTCCAATCCCCTCCACCCACAACCACCCCCCGCACACACAGCCCGGTTCACAATCAGCTTTTTCCCCCCTGTTGAATATGTAACCCCAGGAATCACCTTCTCTTCTAAAAAAGTCAGAAGAATAGGCCAGTCCAGTTTAAGGACGACATCAACTCTGCGGGATTTGGAAGCACTGGCCCTAAACCCTGCCCAacgattttaaaaagaaaattacaggcctcCTTGTGTTCCCGGGAATATGCAAATAGCGAGGCGCGGGCCTCCCGGGTCTGATTGCTGAGGCTCGGGGCTGGGAGCCGAATGCCCGCGGGGGCTGCCTGGGAACGGGAGCCGCGCACCGGGGAGCCCGCGGCATTTTTCCCCAACGAGGGGCTGCGGGAAGCGCCTCCAGCTGGGCAGCGAAACCGCCAGAGGTTGGAAGGCTGATGCCCAAATTCGCTGTCCCCTGCCTGCATCCCTCCTGCCCTGGCCTCTAGAGTTTTCTTTGCGTACTTTGCCCTAAGTACAAGCCCCGAATTAAGTTTAGGGTTTTCTCCTTTCCAGAGCTGGGGTTCGCTGACCAATGTTTTTTCTGGTGTGTAGAGACTTTTCAGTTTGGGGGCTGCCTGCCGGGCGGATCGAGGTATGTGCGGTTAAGACAGTCTCCCGCGTTTAATCTCAGAAGTAGTGGCTTGTCTGTAAGGTTCCAAGTTCCTCCTAGAGCCTCTGAGCCTCTGCTTGGCCACATCTTGGGCCGTGTCGAAGGCGATGCTCTCTGCAAGGggcggtggggcggggagggcaaGGGGGAAACCTTCCGGCCTGTGCCGGAGGTTTGTTCGCACGCTTGAACTGGGGCGCGCAAATTACGCGATGCGAAGCAGCGCCTAAAACACCTCGTTGCGGGGGTTGCGCGGCATTTGCCACCTGCGCTTGGCTGCGCTGGTTCCAGTGTCTAAACAGAGGCTAGCCTGACACTGAGGGTGACTAGGAGTCTCTGCATCTCGCAAAAGAGTTGCTGAGTCCAGCAACAGAGGCCGCGGGATCACTGAGTGGGGTCCCTGCAGTCAGCCCCCGCCACCCTTACCCAGGGAGCTCCAAACCAGAGACCCGCTGGgtttcttcccctttccccctCTGTGCGCGGCAGAATCAGCTTCTGGGATTTGGGGTGACAAGCCAACAGCCCAGTCAGTCCCcgagggctcagagaggttgaggctGCAGAAAGGGCCCCTTTTCTTCCCCACTCCTCGGATCCGGGGGCCAGTGCCCGAAGTGTTGTTCTTAGGCCTAGGTGAGGAGCCTTCATCGAGGCCTCCTGGTTGCAAACCCCTCGGGGCCCTCTCATTTCCCCTGAGATGTACGCAGCTCTTGGAACCTGGAAGATTTAGGGGCTGGGGTAAGGTGGTCGTGCGTGCGGTTTCAGAACGGGTGGTGCCAACCAGCCCACCTGTCCCGCCTCACAAGCTGCCAACCCCGGGCAGAGACACGAAATAACGCCCTTGCAAAGCGCCCAAACTGAAAGGAATGTGCCTGCGCTCCCAAGAGGGAGACACAGGCGGATGCAGTTCAGGAAGGGCGCCGCCTACTGGTCCCCGAGCGCCCTGCGGCTCGCAGAGAGAAGAAGTTAGGCGACACCCGGCCAtgccccctcctcaccccccgcccacccccgccgCTGGGTCCTTAGCTCTGGACCCCAAGAGGGTCAAATGTAAACTCCCCCGCCATCCCACTCGCTCCGGCCTGGGACCCAGAACCTAGTTAACACTGGGGATTCGGGAAGCAGGGCCTGCGACCAAAAGAGGATTAACCCTGCAGATGCCTGCCAAGGCTGGGGCACAGTCTTTACAAACCAGCGGCAGGCAGTTGAGCAATCTGCGGGCGGCCGGAGCAGCCTGCTGGTGGGGGCCGCCGCCCGCGCAGCCCGGGCATGTCGGGTGCTCCCGCTCGGCTTTAGGGGCACGCATTCCGTTTCTGCAGGCCTTCCCATGCCCGGCCTCTGGGCCCCCGCACAGTTTTTTATTTGCGGTTTGGCATGTAGCGGGGTCTACCATGCAGCCGCGGCCCCCAAAGATCTTTTCTATCTTTTGGCCTGTGGGTTAGACATCTTTGCTGCTAAAACTACCCTCAAATTCTTCAAACCCGGTTTAGAGCGAATCTTTAATGAGGCCGGCGTGGCAAAGCTGGAGGTGCTCACCTGGACATGCCCTCTACCCCTCCTGAAGGTGTTCCCTGATCTCCCCTCGGGCCAGGACGTTGGAGGACAGCGGGAGGCGCGCCCTCTGTTTGGCTCTTAGCATTCCTTTGCCTCTCGGCCGCCGAATAGGAGGGAAATCGGCCGGACCTGGAACTTGCCCCCTGCTCTTCCCCCTAAACTGGCCAAAGCTGCCGGACTGTCCGTAGACCCACCCCGCGGGTCTCCCTTTTGGACCAGGCCGGAGCGGTTCTTCTTTTCGTTTTCGCTCTAAATGCGACTTGGGTCCCAGGcaccaggtggggcccaggttgTGGCCTAACACAATCGCCTCGGGGGCCGGGAGGCAGCTCCGGCTGCACACCCCGCCCTAGCCGGAGCCCCTCCGGGCCGTTGGGGATCTCTGGCCTCCAATCGGCCTCAAGCCCCAACCCAAGGTCCCCAAGGCCTCCCTCCGGGCCACGCTCGTTTCCGGCGCCCGGAGGAGCCCGGCGCTCCCAGACGCCACTTTTCCCAGTGAAATCTGCTTTTATTTGCTCCGAGCAAACCCCGGGCTCTCAGTGCTCCCGCCTGATGGATGCAAATGTAAATGTACACTTATTTAATTGGATCAGGCCCCAAGATAAAAGAGATAAACGGCTCCCCGTTTGCTAACTTATTTTCCGAGGCAGCGCCGCGTGGAGGGGAAGCTAATGAAGGAGGGGCGCGTCGCCGGGCGCTCGAGCTCTCCGCGGCCGTGCGCGCTGGTCAGTCGGTTCGGTGGACCGCGGCTCCTCGTCCATCTCCCCTGCCCGCCGGGTAGGATCCGCTTGGTACCTTCTGTGCACCAGGACCGGAAAGTGAGAAGGCGCGGCTTTGGCTTCGCGCTTGCAAATACCCAACCATTCGCCACAATGTTCTGAGG
Above is a genomic segment from Ovis canadensis isolate MfBH-ARS-UI-01 breed Bighorn chromosome 14, ARS-UI_OviCan_v2, whole genome shotgun sequence containing:
- the LOC138418453 gene encoding uncharacterized protein is translated as MIQILGGTNLQGSISEIRILDQSRGGEVAARGWRGPRPRPPAGGTVTPRESRPTFTRPMPTESPEGRRAPPRPSRPRADVDAAREAGSPAETQRVRGGRMDAGLTSPPQRGSLSRGRSLVAGASPRRAARAGRYRPLARGAAAAAAAAGGAGGGRWGAEGPQERERRKQAGTLLGTPRDHPGLARAPEDTAPLAAERPPAIASARAGLLGLASVAAGSLPPQLGYARHRRRRLPVSMTIGRRRPAPPRPLGA
- the IRX5 gene encoding iroquois-class homeodomain protein IRX-5 isoform X2, with the protein product MSYPQGYLYQPSASLALYSCPAYSTSVISGPRTDELGRSSSGSAFSPYAGSTAFTAPSPGYNSHLQYGADPAAAAAAAFSSYVGSPYDHTPGMAGSLGYHPYAAPLGSYPYGDPAYRKNATRDATATLKAWLNEHRKNPYPTKGEKIMLAIITKMTLTQVSTWFANARRRLKKENKMTWTPRNRSEDEEEEENIDLEKNDEDEPQKSEDKGDPEGPEAGGAEQKAVSGCERLQGPPTPAGKETEGSLSDSDFKEPPSEGRLDALPGPPRAGGLSPAGPAAARLAEDPAPHYPSGAPAPGPHPAAGELPPGPGGSSVIHSPPPPPPQAVLAKPKLWSLAEIATSSDKVKDGGGGSEGSPCPPCPGPVAGQALGGSRASPAPAPSRSPSAQCPFPGGTVLSRPLYYTAPFYPGYTNYGSFGHLHGHPGPGPGPTTGPGSHFNGLNQTVLNRADALAKDPKMLRSQSQLDLCKDSPYELKKGMSDI
- the IRX5 gene encoding iroquois-class homeodomain protein IRX-5 isoform X1, which translates into the protein MSYPQGYLYQPSASLALYSCPAYSTSVISGPRTDELGRSSSGSAFSPYAGSTAFTAPSPGYNSHLQYGADPAAAAAAAFSSYVGSPYDHTPGMAGSLGYHPYAAPLGSYPYGDPAYRKNATRDATATLKAWLNEHRKNPYPTKGEKIMLAIITKMTLTQVSTWFANARRRLKKENKMTWTPRNRSEDEEEEENIDLEKNDEDEPQKSEDKGDPEGPEAGGAEQKAVSGCERLQGPPTPAGKETEGSLSDSDFKEPPSEGRLDALPGPPRAGGLSPAGPAAARLAEDPAPHYPSGAPAPGPHPAAGELPPGPGGSSVIHSPPPPPPQAVLAKPKLWSLAEIATSSDKVKDGGGGSEGSPCPPCPGPVAGQALGGSRASPAPAPSRSPSAQCPFPGGTVLSRPLYYTAPFYPGYTNYGSFGHLHGHPGPGPGPTTGPGSHFNGLNQTVLNRADALAKDPKMLRSQSQLDLCKDSPYELKKDGGASIILGPKLRTT